The following coding sequences are from one Pseudomonadota bacterium window:
- a CDS encoding 2-oxoacid:acceptor oxidoreductase family protein, whose translation MIIRFAGFGGQGIVLSSYIMGKAAVIGGKKAVQNQSYGSESRGGECRGDVIISDDEIYELEPVNNDVLVALTQPAYEKFVPLLKPGGTLILESDLVQTDSKLNPPDIKVHGIGATDIAYKKFGRKIIANMVVLGFLNAHLNLVKVEALEQAITESVPKGTDEVNLGAMREGMELARQELNQ comes from the coding sequence TTGATCATAAGGTTTGCAGGATTCGGGGGGCAGGGGATCGTCCTCTCAAGCTACATCATGGGTAAAGCTGCCGTCATCGGCGGCAAGAAAGCTGTTCAGAACCAGTCATACGGCAGTGAGTCACGAGGTGGAGAATGCCGTGGCGACGTAATCATCTCCGATGACGAAATCTACGAACTTGAACCAGTCAACAACGACGTTCTGGTAGCCCTGACACAGCCGGCGTACGAGAAGTTTGTTCCTTTACTGAAACCGGGTGGGACTCTAATTCTGGAAAGTGACCTTGTTCAAACCGATAGCAAACTCAATCCTCCCGACATCAAGGTGCACGGCATTGGTGCTACAGATATTGCCTACAAGAAATTCGGACGGAAGATTATTGCCAACATGGTGGTGCTCGGTTTCCTAAACGCTCATTTGAATCTGGTAAAGGTTGAGGCACTGGAGCAGGCCATTACAGAAAGCGTCCCTAAAGGAACTGACGAAGTCAACCTCGGCGCCATGCGTGAGGGGATGGAACTGGCCAGACAGGAGTTGAACCAGTAG